In Pseudoalteromonas tetraodonis, the genomic window AAGCGGTTGAAAGATGTCATTAGCGTGCCTGTTATTGCCGTAAACCGCATTAATACACCAGAAATTGCCAATGATATTTTAACGGCGGGTGAAGCTGATTTAATCTCTATGGCGCGTCCTTTACTTGCCGATCCTGAGTTTTTTAATAAATACCAAGCGAAGCGCTCTGACCATATTAATATTTGTATTGGGTGTAATCAGGGCTGTTTAGACCACGTATTTAAAGGTAAACGTGCCACGTGCTTAGTTAATCCACAAGCGGGTTTTGAACTTGATTACCCTCTAGAAAAAGCCGCAACAGCTAAAAATGTATTAGTGGTTGGAGCGGGTCCTGCTGGGCTTTCTTCAAGTTGTTACTTAGCGCAAAAAGGTCACAATGTAACGCTTATTGACCAAAAGCAGCATATGGGTGGGCAGTTTAATTTGGCCATGCAAATACCAGGTAAAGAAGACTTTAACCATACATTGGCTTACTTTACCAATGAACTTAAGCGTTTAAACGTCACTATTGAATTAGGTAAAGCATTTGATGATGGTATGCTAAGCCAGTTTGATGATGTGGTTTTTGCCACGGGTGTAAGGCCACGTGAAGCCTCTATAGAATGTAGTGATGACAAACGTGTTTTTGCCTACGATGAAGTCATTCGCGGTGAGGTTGAACTTGGTAACTCGATTGCGATTTTAGGCGCAGGCGGTATTGGTTTTGATATGGTGGCATTTTTAAGTGAACATAAATCACAAAGTATCAGCGACTTTAAAACCCAGTGGGGAATAGAGTGCGATGCTCAGCCTCACAAAGATGATCGTCAACTTTATATGCTTAAACGCAGTGAAGGGCGCTTTGGTGGTGATTTAGGTAAAACAACTGGTTGGATACATCGTCAAGTTGCTAAACAACATGGCGTTAAGCAAATTGCCAATTGCCAATACCATCGTTTTGATAAAAACGGCCTAACTATCAGTGTTGCTGGCGAAACGCAAGTATTGCCAGTTGATACTGTGATTGCTTGTATTGGCCAAGTGTCTAATGACGAACTATTTAAGGCGCAAGCAGAGAATGCCAAGGTTCATGTTATTGGTGGCGCTAAACTAGCAGCGGCTATTGATGCCAAGCGCGCTATACTTGAAGCTTTACAAGTTGCACGCAGTATTTAATATGCAATTTAAGTAAGTACACGGGTCTGATTATTTTTTAAAGATAGTTAACTTTTAATCAGACCCTTATATTGTTGTTTTTTACCTTACCCCATTCCTTGTATAGCTAATAAAGACGCTATTGCGACTTTCAATGGTGCCTCGGCTACAACGCTTAACTGGCAAAATTAAACCTATAAAGCCCCTCATTAGTTCGACCTAATTATTTACACGCAAAAGGCGAGCGCCACTTTGTAATGGCACAAATACACGGCTATTTTGGTTGCGATATTATTTGTGTGCTTTTTTAACCTAGGTACTTTCTTGATAAGCAAATAATAACAGCGGGTGCCCATTATATTTTAACCTAAGGGTTTCAATGGTATGCTATTGTTTTGTCTTTTGAGTAATTATAATGGATGCTATTGAGCTTTTATTAACCCGCCAGTCAGATGCAAAACTGACAGAGCCAGGCCCTAATGAAGAACAACTAAACATTATTCAGCAGGCTGGGCTCAGAGTTCCCGATCATGGCTGTATTGCGCCTTGGCAATATATTATTGTTCAAGGGGATGCACGTCATAAGTTGGGTGAAATTTATTATCAAAGCGCTTTGGCCGAGCAGCAAGCTGAAAAAGTAATTAATCGTGCTAAAGAGTTACCCCTTAGAGCACCCATGATCATTATTGCCATTGCAAAATATCAACAACATCCAAAAGTACCAAGAATAGAACAAGTTCAAAGTGCAGGCTGTGGCGTGCTGGCTATGCAACAAGCCGCATTTGCAC contains:
- a CDS encoding oxidoreductase — protein: MLEQKLELKHTQLRNRLVMGSMHTGLEEGWHNRKRLRAFYEARAKGGTAMLITGGYSPNLRGKLTPISSSFNSYYDVFKHRAYTQAVHQHGGKICLQLLHAGRYAYHPFNQAPSAIKAPINPYKPKAMSLSSIKKTIKDFAHSAYLAEKAGYDGVEVMGSEGYLINEFMAPHTNKRDDEFGGSLENRMRLAVEIVKAVRAKVSDKFLIIFRLSVIDLIPNGSTPEEVTQQAIALEKAGVDIFNTGIGWHEARVPTIASMVPPGAFKEASKRLKDVISVPVIAVNRINTPEIANDILTAGEADLISMARPLLADPEFFNKYQAKRSDHINICIGCNQGCLDHVFKGKRATCLVNPQAGFELDYPLEKAATAKNVLVVGAGPAGLSSSCYLAQKGHNVTLIDQKQHMGGQFNLAMQIPGKEDFNHTLAYFTNELKRLNVTIELGKAFDDGMLSQFDDVVFATGVRPREASIECSDDKRVFAYDEVIRGEVELGNSIAILGAGGIGFDMVAFLSEHKSQSISDFKTQWGIECDAQPHKDDRQLYMLKRSEGRFGGDLGKTTGWIHRQVAKQHGVKQIANCQYHRFDKNGLTISVAGETQVLPVDTVIACIGQVSNDELFKAQAENAKVHVIGGAKLAAAIDAKRAILEALQVARSI
- a CDS encoding NAD(P)H nitroreductase, whose product is MDAIELLLTRQSDAKLTEPGPNEEQLNIIQQAGLRVPDHGCIAPWQYIIVQGDARHKLGEIYYQSALAEQQAEKVINRAKELPLRAPMIIIAIAKYQQHPKVPRIEQVQSAGCGVLAMQQAAFAQGLGGIWRTGYFAQSPSVKHALNLNNDDEIVGYLYLGTPAVECKKSPRHKPENYFSFL